The following proteins are encoded in a genomic region of Ornithodoros turicata isolate Travis chromosome 6, ASM3712646v1, whole genome shotgun sequence:
- the LOC135397436 gene encoding uncharacterized protein LOC135397436, with product MKQAGLTINPRKVQLAPPRISLLGYMVDGGAISPSDDKLKAIMDQLHRDWDLRLAELAFATRTTVNRSTGFTPAFLNFGGEAPFPVENALRLRDGSTRPLYRFAEDLRSRLDVAARTARENLDVERLDQARQYNRGRRNLTYSVGELVLRRTHPQVMPHAALQLRSQIGGMAPSRRRNGASTYLGPEDLPPPRPRGRRSRWSASSSRPGPGSRSPTFQSQQFASPQATHVAATISIARTCMSQQAKRSGDGQFRRPVPNHQAQL from the exons atgaagcaggcggggctaaccatcaacccccgcaaggtgcagctggcaccgcctaggatcagcctccTCGGCTACATGGTGGACGGAGGAGCaatcagtcctagcgatgacaagctaaaggcgatcatgga tcagctccaccgtgattgggatcttcgtcTGGCTGAACtcgcgttcgctacacggacaacagtGAACAGATccacaggcttcaccccggcgttcctgaacttcgGAGGAGAGgcaccttttccagtggagaatgctctacgcctccgggatggcagtaccCGGCCTCTTTataggtttgctgaggacctccggagtcgactggacgttGCAGcacggacggctcgggagaatctggacgtcgaacggttggaccaggctcgtcAGTACAACCGAGGACGACGGaatctcacctacagcgtcggtgaactcgtccttcgacggactcacccgcaaGTGATGCCGCacgcggctttgcagcttcgctcgcagataggtgggatggccccttcgag GCGAAGAAACGGGGCCAGTAcatatctcggacctgaagacttaccacctccgagaccccgagGGCGAAGAAGCAGATGGTCAGCTTCCTCCTCAagacctggaccaggatcccGCTCCCCAACCTTCCAGTCGCaacagtttgcgtccccgcaggcgacgcacgtagctgccactatctccatcgctagAACCTG TATGTCTCAGCAAGCAAAGAGGTCAGGAGACGGACAGTTCCGGCGACCCGTTCCCAACCACCAGGCCCAGCTATGA